The region GGAGAAGACAAACAGGTCGGTGAGGTCGAGACGTGCGTCGTCCTCGGGGAATTTGAGGGCCGCGGCGCTGAAGTGATTCGACATGAGATGAAGCCTCGCGCCGCAACTGCGCCGGGCGCGCCAGGGGAATGCCCGGGCCGATGCCGGGTCAAGCACGGGTTGCGGTCGTGGCGAAGGGGACCAGGTACCAACCCGTGTATTCCCCTGGCGCGCGGCGCGCTGCGAAACAGAAGTATCGGCCGCATGGAGTTTCTGGTCACGATGGCGACGCTGGTACCGGACGGAACAACGGACGAGGTGGTTGCGGAGATCCGTGTCCGCGAGGCCGCCCGCTCGCGTGAGCTTGCCGCGCAGGGTTACCTGTTGCGGCTGTGGCGACCCCCGCTGCAGCCAGGTGAATGGCGCACGATCGGGCTGTTCGCGGCCGCCGATGAGGTGAAGCTCGAGGACGTGCTCGCGTCGATGCCATTGCGGATCTGGCGCCGCGACGAGGTGGTTGCGCTCGGCACCCATCCCAACGACCCGGCACCGACCGCAGCGGCGAGTGCCCCGGAGTTCCTGACCACCTTCACCGTGACGATCCCCGACGACGCAGATCCGCAAGAGGTGGCCGACATCAAGGCCGGCGAAGCCGATCGGACGCGCGAGCTGGCTGCGCAGGGACACCTCGTCCGCCTGTGGATGCTGCCGCCCACGCCGGGAAGCCGGCACGCCCTTGGCCTGTGGCGAGCCGACAACGAGAAGCAACTGGCAGCGATCCTCTCCTCGCTGCCCATGGACAAGTGGATGACCACAGGCACCACGCCACTCACCGAGCACCCGAATGACCCGGCCATCAATCCCGACA is a window of Sporichthyaceae bacterium DNA encoding:
- a CDS encoding muconolactone Delta-isomerase family protein: MEFLVTMATLVPDGTTDEVVAEIRVREAARSRELAAQGYLLRLWRPPLQPGEWRTIGLFAAADEVKLEDVLASMPLRIWRRDEVVALGTHPNDPAPTAAASAPEFLTTFTVTIPDDADPQEVADIKAGEADRTRELAAQGHLVRLWMLPPTPGSRHALGLWRADNEKQLAAILSSLPMDKWMTTGTTPLTEHPNDPAINPDRRSSCHA